The genomic segment aaatcGTTATAATTGTCGACACGTACCTATCgttggaattagaaacagtagtttttgacaaaaaaagacatGGTAGTTGAGGCCccttaaatttgattataacttGTCACTTGTCAGTACCTACCTGCGTCTTTATACTTGGCTACTTAATAAGCATTTGCATAATCTATACCGTAGTACTCCCATAAATTCAGAGTtggtgtattttttcatttttgaaaaaaaaaaatagttttttttaaagaaacacAATACCTATTCACTTGgattttacactgttttaaacatatcattttttatccattttaaacgattaacaaaacgtttaaaacatttaaacatgctcaagacattgtattttaaataaacctaaCAGCCCTGCATAAATCCCAATTCCTTATCTATCACCTTGGTAAAAATGacggtaatattattacgatagcataataataatattacgcatattatatcataggaaACGTACCCCGCTAGGGGGCTACAATTGTTTGATATCCGTTGTGGGCccggggccatggcccccgtgCCCCCTTAATATTGGCTGGCAGTAtgttaaaataggtacatcataGGTAGAACATATTGTTAAATTGTATGGGATAACTAATGCTAAATGCTATAATCTACCTACTAGGGCACTATAAGCAATAAAGAATACACTACCTACCTATTCGTTgaattgtatgaaatattttttatttgttttataatattgtccgaTACTTacacattaggtacctacatccaGTGGATGTCATCCACAATGAACTGCTATACACAAGTCAGTTCTATAGTCCTACGAACTATAAATTCTGTAGACCCCAGTCTCATAAAGAACCGTGAATGTTCATAATGTACCATACGTCATTTTGAATTTAACAATgcttatttattgttttattcatgtattatattagtttgatataaataaatattttccatgtgcccgttatacatttcaaaatattactttaatacttCATGTTACTTAATGCCaagtacctatagaaaaaatataatacaaaatcgtatataaatcatatttttttaatattgtttagaaaaaatattaaaatgtatgaaaataatatgtttcgaTAAAAGATTTAACAAAACCAACtataaccatatattttttcaaaacgtattatttctggaaaatggaaattacatattttgcagcaaatcaaaacaacaaaataaccctTTAAAATggcctaaaataatttattatttttatttttaaatcatttcccttttctaataataagtatttcattttcaaaagtTACCCACACATATTTCCTAACTTGTCTGGATCGTTTGCAACAGAAAATCAATATTCCTGAAAAAGTAGTTTttagaaataggtacctaggtacctaacacATTTTGCATGAAAACACCTCACTTGCACTTGCCACGATAAAAAATTTGCACTAACTTCTATGACAATTTGAACAAGAAAAATGAAATCGTGAATATTTCTAgtctttatttttcatacagttctaaagaaaaaaaaattatcattaagtataggtaggtacctacataatatatttaaataggtatatagcttagaactaggtatatattaaataggtagttttggataattctatatattatataatatcctatacatagataataggtattaactacaacatgtaatatattatatataatcaatataaatatttttagtaactaatatacaatctgttattattacaatgaggAGAGTCAATACTTGGTTGAAgaatttgagaaatattaatgtatcaaaaaattggaaatacttTGTAGAAAATACTTattgtaaataacaaatatgCTTTTTTTCTAAATGTAGACATTTTgcaacagttaaaaatatttacttttttttcagatGAAGTgaactattataggtaatagtgTATACTGatgtattactttatttataagttcAAGTCTACTATCTGTTGATTCTACACTATATTTGAGTAATGTACTTACaagtttttaatgaatatacttactataattatcatcaaaattaattcaactgtattttgaattttgatgtgTTATGTGGTGTATAAATGGTACCTATACAGTGcattattattctatagtaGTACTCACTACTATATTAAAATGGTTATTTATTGGTGTTacgtattaaataatgtttttatatatatttatagcgtGGGGGGTTGTCCTATCATAAGCGACGTGTGTGCCTCGCACGACATTCAGTTAGCTTATGATGTTTCAAATTCTACAATTTCATAAAAGTGATTATAACGAATAGATAGAATACTGAATACGTAATACATGATTAATAGTCTCGACCTTACACAATGTATAAACTGTAGTTCCGAGTAGCAAAAACTGTTAAATAAATCACTAGATTCATAGGCAACTAtactagtttattaaaataattaatcgtgCACCAGTTGTCTTTATAAAATTGGGGTACTGAAATAAAATAGCCACGAAGCCAGATGATTGCatcttttacaaaaacaattttccaCAAACACACCCAAAGACACCAGCAAACTTAAACAATTCAAGGTCCAAGTCAACAgatcaaacataatttataaaggaGTCCGGAGTACAGCATATTTAGATATACCATAGCAGTTGAGACCTGAGCACCTTTATGCCACTCACACAGACATGACTTgtacacttttataatttttgcataaattaaattgaaataaactatcattatatttacTGTTGAAATTGTCTTCAActgattattaaaaaaccacCAACACCTGGATCACTGGACGGCCATAAACAAATTGATAATCAATgttaatttacatattgtatcaattaaatacatcccgaatataatataaataaattaaaatattttgtagtttgtatatagtttatataaatttgttaacagtttatattaatagtaaaatgtaatcaGTTAAAGGACCACTTGAGAAGATACTTAAAATGTTGAACACAAAAGCAGAAAAGTAACAAGAAAATAGAAATTGGGTTAATTTGTGTTCTATTAACTACAgcatttattaacaatattatataaagtaattatttttgggTGGTAAAGATGAAAATGTGATTGgaaatcaaatatacaaatgtacatcaatatattttctgaaaaagtATTGTCACATTACATCGGTTTACATTGTTTGAaggagtaaaatataaattctaatcaattaacataatacaaatatatttatttttaaaacaaacataacaGCTAATATATATTCAGCAAATTCATATtgatcataatatcattaaacaaacttaatttaaattatcccAATTCAAGCGCATTTCCGTGTTCAATACGACGCAGTAATATTTCTGATACTTCATTCCGTTTTAATATAACTGGTTTAAAATTAGGTTCAAAATTTAGAACTCTGCAAGCTTCTAAtaacctaaaaattattataactacattaataaatacttattttttgatAGCAAattaaacgttattattttttaccgttCAATATAAATACTAGGTTTAGCTGTATATTTTGAGAAAATGGGTAGAAGTTTATATCGTACATCACATAGAAAATGTTGGGCACCACCTCTGTTGAACATATTAGCTAACAAAACTTCATTGAAAAGAAACTATAGGAATAAAATGGATTCATTAACTTCATTTAAATAACTTACTAATATTACACTAACCGTTGACATCTTAGTAGCTAATATTGGCcaacatttattaaacaaagaagtaggtaaacttttatttaatgtattcaaattttcgGTAAATGTTTCATACATCACCCAACCACTGTCTGTAATACTGTACTTATTTTCATCAATTAAGGAATCCATTATATgccatctaaaaatatattttataagttaaatttaattgattataaaatgtattagtcaTTCCTGCCTATGATCATTATCCATTATGTTATcaagtattttgtattaacatAGTGTATAacagtacaatatattaattatatttataactatgaaCAGGTAATACTAatacaagtttaaaatgtaaataatattacaaattattatcattgattcacatttaaaaaaaaaattttctcttagaatatttaaaacttatatttacctatcacgtttatattgttttgaaatgtatttaactttagtcataatattttctgttaAACAGTTGAGTAAATTATCTATTCCCAAATTGTATAATCTTATTGAATCGTCAAATACTGTGTCAGCAGTTTCTAATACTTCTGTAAATTCACTTTCACTCCTACTTCTCACTTCGTTTTCTAATTCACATTTATAGTTCAATAAAGATAAAAAGtgctaaaacaaattatataaaaacattgtaatttttaattgttaattcataaaatagccaaaaattataaaaatatgtataaaataagttgCTTGATTtcataaattcaaaaacaaaacttaaattaatattctaattttgttCAAGGCATGTTTTTtacacttaataattattatttattttatgttcacaAACCATATTTGTTCCCCAATTGTAAAGAGTGTATGATATATAATGCAATGTACACAACATTTCTGACAAATGTTCATTGGATTCAATGTCAccatcaattatattttgtctaaATTCTTCCAATAGGTCAGTTTGCAGTTTTAAAAACTGAagtcttaaaacaaaattatttatttgttagaataaaaaaactagGTTATTGAATAAGTATAATCTATACTGTAGGTAAGGGGTCTCCAAACTATGGATCACGAACAAGTTATTACCAACAAGacaataaataatctaaaaatatgtattctaaTATAACAAGTTGTTGGTGCGTATTCTTATTGACTTATCTCAGATAATATTAGTTctgttaaaatgttcaattttcaagttGCTAATTGAAGATATCATGATGAGAAGAGAAAAGAATATCAGTTTTAGATTGAGTTGGAATATTATAGGCAATTTATTCAGGTAACAAAATAGTATGTTTAATTTGCATAGAAAGTATTGGTATATAAGAGTGCAATATTTTAAGTTACTAAGAAACCAAACATATGATAACTATTTCAAAATTCACTTGGTAATTaaggaataattttattttattttaatttttattgtaattaactacttaaaaataatttttcatttaccacaaactatttttttgaaatacaaaataatataattaaagctTCTAAAAAGGTTAGTTTTTGTGTTTCATGCATATTGAAAAAAGAAGGAAAAGAGTTTACTTCAGACAGTTTAGTACAAGAAAGTATAACTAGAGCAATTGAAGAAATTTGTCCaacagaattaatatttttaaaaagtattggtCTAGGTAACAccgttatttgtataattgaagatattggtaataatttgaatttttagattaataataactaataaatctctatattttcataatacttcataattctaattcataaaaaataagcaatttattatttattaataaaattaatactatctATGTAAATACCTGCTATAAatacgcatttttttttaaattctttatttgttatatttccataaaactaaaaattatatctttatgTACTTTTGTTCCGCtgggttgcataaacaatttaataaatttaatgattcactaaaaaattaatGGGCCAATCGTGGGCCACTAAATcttgtttaagggaccattagtTCACTATTGATTCATTGAAATGTTTTGTGCAACCCGGCATAAgagcttttaatttttttatgactcTCAAATGAATAAGTTTGGAGACCCTTGCTATAGGGTGTAggacatatataacatattataatatgtagtttcgAATTGAaacttaaatgttatttaattgtgAACAgcccaaaattataaatattcttacTTATGTCTTGGTTGACGAAGTATACTATATCGATCACTCATGGTGTTTAACAAAGTTAGAAAACTATCCGCACACACTGTCATACAATATTGACTATCATAAACTAAGATCTTCCATTGTTCTTTGTTCTGTATAATCTCGTCCATTTTGATATGAGCAtcttaaaaaataccaaaataaattatatgtaaatattttataattaatacttaatatatattcttaCATTTTCGTTCCATATTAatccatttgaaaaatatttgtgctTGAGTTAAGACTTCTGTAACACTTGGATAATCATTTggataattatatacttttcttAGTTCATGTTCAAATGCTAATGTTTCATCCACAATATGTGAAAATACTACATCTTCCAGTTGAAAATGTGACAAATCTGAATCTAGTTTAATTACAACAAACTGTAATAGCCCTATAATAAAGTCatgctgtaaaaataaataaaaaaattattactttaaaggAATGATGAAATTCAAAATGATCTATGATTATTTTTCTGATGTTgcaataaacttattattattattattattaataatattatctacttgaGAATCAATTGCTCTTTTTCCATTTTCTGTATAGACTGGACCCAACCATTCCACAACAAATGTTCTATAATCTCTAATCCAGCTTAATACTCTAGATAGAAACCATTCAGGCTTATCAGGTTTATTGGTCTGTTTTTTGCCagtaaaatggtaaaaaaatctttttcgaAAAGGTACTAATAACATAATGATTGGTGAGGGTACATGAGAATAATGTTCCAATAATTGTGCCGTCTGTAATTGCTCGCTGATTTCACTATAATcgtttttactaataattagagCTAaggatattcaaatattatactaactgattacatacatttatgttgttaatacaaaactacaaaaggATACGGAAGTTGAACTTTTATCAACATGTTGGCTAAACGTTGAAACTGTTGTTtgaagttatttaattttgcattatCCGTAATTTCGCTCATTGTAAATGGCcagttcatttgttttaaagtaatttcaaaatctctaaaaaaacaaaaataaatgtaataataaaaattgtttttatagaaaacttttaattatttcctattatagctaaataattattactctgaataaaatgtttcaagtaTGGAATGCCAATAGTTTATTACTCTGGTGATATAGGAAACCAAATGCTTAGACGGAGAAGAGCTCATGGCAAGACTAAGTTCACACAAAATTGTGTATGACTTAACAGCTTCAGTTTCACGCTTACTCATCAAATCTGTTCTCATTTTATTActgaaaaacattatacattagCTACTCCACATTGTTAACCAAGTCAAATAAATAAAGCATACCTTCTGGAAGTAATACACTGAAGGCACGTAAAGTACGTCATAcgattacatttgtattttaaatcttCAATCAACTTCTGAAATACGGTCCTAATGCTCTCAGTCTCCTTCTTGAATCTGGCATACTTTGATTTGAGCTGTTCAACTTCTTTTCTCAATGAAACAATTGCCAGTCGCTCCTCTTGAACCTTATTTAAGGTCTTGAC from the Acyrthosiphon pisum isolate AL4f chromosome X, pea_aphid_22Mar2018_4r6ur, whole genome shotgun sequence genome contains:
- the LOC100160893 gene encoding RAD50-interacting protein 1; this encodes MANNPPDLVAINEELGDSFDDLINRCGAYKQVLLKKKHDIADKINSQVVGPNSNMVKTLNKVQEERLAIVSLRKEVEQLKSKYARFKKETESIRTVFQKLIEDLKYKCNRMTYFTCLQCITSRSNKMRTDLMSKRETEAVKSYTILCELSLAMSSSPSKHLVSYITRVINYWHSILETFYSEDFEITLKQMNWPFTMSEITDNAKLNNFKQQFQRLANMLIKVQLPKNDYSEISEQLQTAQLLEHYSHVPSPIIMLLVPFRKRFFYHFTGKKQTNKPDKPEWFLSRVLSWIRDYRTFVVEWLGPVYTENGKRAIDSQHDFIIGLLQFVVIKLDSDLSHFQLEDVVFSHIVDETLAFEHELRKVYNYPNDYPSVTEVLTQAQIFFKWINMERKYAHIKMDEIIQNKEQWKILVYDSQYCMTVCADSFLTLLNTMSDRYSILRQPRHKLQFLKLQTDLLEEFRQNIIDGDIESNEHLSEMLCTLHYISYTLYNWGTNMHFLSLLNYKCELENEVRSRSESEFTEVLETADTVFDDSIRLYNLGIDNLLNCLTENIMTKVKYISKQYKRDRWHIMDSLIDENKYSITDSGWVMYETFTENLNTLNKSLPTSLFNKCWPILATKMSTFLFNEVLLANMFNRGGAQHFLCDVRYKLLPIFSKYTAKPSIYIERLLEACRVLNFEPNFKPVILKRNEVSEILLRRIEHGNALELG